A section of the Polynucleobacter sp. AP-Sving-400A-A2 genome encodes:
- a CDS encoding tripartite tricarboxylate transporter substrate binding protein has protein sequence MFTKKMKPFVFSKSALKKALFLLCAAPLIVMAQEWPNKPVTFVVPFPAGGGTDTFARPLAAQLTEQLGKQFLIDNRGGAGGTVGASVAAKAAPDGYTFLVGATHHTIAPSMYKNLDYDIEKSFTPVAMIASVPQVLVVNPQRVSARNAKEFIELMKKNPGKYNFASAGSGTVHHLAGELFKIQTGTFITHIPYRGAGPAMNDLLAGQVDLEFDGLATSAPQINAGKLAAIAVASNKRSLAVPNVPTFKEAGLPDYEVSTWYSIFAPAGTPKPIVDKMIVEVQKALNTPKLKAIWEKSGSDTPNLYGDAFGKQVRADVTRWSAVVKKSGATLD, from the coding sequence ATGTTTACTAAAAAAATGAAGCCCTTTGTATTTTCAAAGAGTGCCTTGAAAAAAGCACTTTTTTTGCTGTGCGCAGCACCTCTGATAGTCATGGCTCAAGAGTGGCCCAATAAGCCAGTTACTTTTGTTGTTCCCTTTCCCGCAGGTGGAGGCACAGATACTTTTGCTAGGCCGCTGGCAGCCCAACTCACCGAGCAACTGGGTAAACAATTTCTGATTGACAATCGGGGTGGTGCAGGTGGAACCGTGGGCGCATCTGTGGCGGCAAAAGCAGCTCCAGATGGCTATACTTTTTTAGTTGGCGCAACCCATCACACCATCGCTCCATCCATGTATAAAAATTTGGATTACGACATTGAGAAGAGTTTTACCCCAGTAGCAATGATTGCTAGTGTTCCACAAGTATTGGTGGTTAATCCACAGCGCGTGAGTGCACGCAATGCTAAAGAGTTCATTGAGCTCATGAAGAAGAATCCAGGTAAATATAATTTTGCTAGCGCTGGTAGTGGCACAGTGCATCACTTGGCCGGTGAATTATTTAAGATTCAAACAGGCACCTTTATTACGCACATTCCATATCGTGGTGCAGGCCCTGCTATGAATGACTTGTTAGCTGGCCAAGTTGATCTTGAATTTGATGGTCTTGCAACTTCCGCCCCACAAATTAATGCTGGTAAGTTGGCGGCAATTGCCGTGGCATCAAATAAGCGCTCACTCGCGGTTCCAAATGTGCCAACTTTTAAGGAAGCTGGCTTGCCAGACTATGAAGTATCTACTTGGTACTCTATTTTTGCTCCAGCCGGCACTCCAAAACCGATCGTAGATAAAATGATCGTTGAAGTGCAAAAGGCCTTGAATACACCAAAGCTCAAAGCAATTTGGGAAAAGAGTGGTTCTGATACACCTAATTTATATGGTGATGCCTTCGGTAAGCAGGTTCGTGCCGATGTAACTCGTTGGTCTGCAGTGGTTAAGAAATCTGGCGCTACGTTAGATTAA
- a CDS encoding malonyl-CoA synthase — MNLYSLLETGFPKDKQACALETHDGLYYSWSDLERATSKMANLLKSFKLPAGSRIAVQVEKSPEALFLYLATVKAGYVYLPLNTAYQAAEIQYFLENSEPAVVVCSSKNFSWVSKVAFKAGTKHVFTLDEDRKGTILDRAAGQSDKFKTVAVKDDDLAAILYTSGTTGRSKGAMLTHKNLGSNAQVLHKFWGWKKGDVLLHALPIFHVHGLFVAAHGALINGSKMIWLPRLDTAQLINHMPNSTVMMGVPTFYVRLLADKGFNKHVARNMRLFVSGSAPLLTETFNSFKEVIGQPILERYGMSETVMLVSNPYKGSRVGGSVGLPLPGVKVRVVDESNQPCGIDEIGSIQVKGPNIFKGYWRMPEKTAEEFTKDGWFKTGDVGRWGGDANGGKAPQDYLCIVGRSKDLIISGGYNVYPKEIESFIDDMDGVDESAVIGIPHPDFGEAVMAVVVPKAGAKLDAQAMIATLKTQIANFKIPKRLEIVADLPRNAMGKVQKNILRQQYTS; from the coding sequence ATGAATTTATATTCTTTATTGGAAACAGGTTTTCCAAAAGATAAGCAGGCGTGTGCATTAGAAACGCATGATGGTTTGTACTACTCCTGGAGTGATCTGGAGCGTGCTACTTCTAAGATGGCTAACTTGCTTAAGAGCTTCAAATTACCAGCAGGATCTCGTATTGCTGTTCAGGTTGAAAAGTCGCCTGAAGCGCTCTTTCTGTATCTAGCAACTGTAAAAGCAGGATATGTTTATCTGCCTCTGAACACCGCCTATCAAGCGGCAGAGATTCAATATTTCCTTGAGAATTCTGAGCCTGCAGTGGTGGTATGCAGTAGCAAAAATTTCTCATGGGTATCTAAGGTTGCTTTTAAGGCGGGTACCAAGCATGTCTTTACTTTGGATGAAGATCGTAAGGGCACCATACTGGATCGTGCTGCTGGCCAAAGTGATAAGTTCAAAACCGTCGCTGTGAAAGATGATGATTTAGCCGCTATCTTGTATACCTCCGGCACAACTGGTCGCAGCAAGGGCGCCATGCTGACCCATAAGAATTTGGGAAGTAATGCGCAAGTGTTGCATAAGTTTTGGGGTTGGAAAAAAGGCGATGTCTTATTGCATGCGCTCCCAATCTTCCATGTGCATGGATTATTTGTCGCTGCGCATGGGGCATTAATTAATGGTAGCAAAATGATTTGGTTGCCACGCCTGGATACTGCGCAACTAATTAATCACATGCCAAATTCTACTGTGATGATGGGTGTACCAACATTTTATGTACGTTTGCTAGCGGATAAAGGTTTTAATAAACACGTCGCACGCAATATGCGTTTGTTTGTATCGGGCTCTGCGCCATTACTGACTGAAACATTTAATTCGTTTAAAGAAGTGATTGGCCAGCCAATTCTTGAGCGCTATGGCATGAGTGAAACCGTGATGCTCGTTTCTAACCCATACAAAGGCAGTCGCGTAGGCGGATCCGTTGGCTTGCCCTTACCAGGCGTCAAAGTACGCGTGGTGGATGAAAGTAATCAGCCTTGCGGTATTGATGAGATCGGCAGCATTCAAGTGAAGGGCCCAAATATATTTAAGGGCTACTGGCGTATGCCAGAAAAAACTGCGGAAGAGTTTACTAAAGACGGCTGGTTTAAGACGGGTGACGTTGGCCGCTGGGGTGGCGATGCCAATGGCGGTAAAGCACCTCAGGACTACCTCTGTATCGTTGGTCGTAGCAAGGATTTAATTATTTCTGGTGGCTACAACGTGTATCCAAAAGAGATCGAAAGTTTTATCGATGATATGGATGGCGTAGATGAGAGCGCTGTGATTGGCATTCCGCATCCTGATTTTGGTGAGGCAGTAATGGCGGTGGTAGTGCCAAAAGCAGGCGCCAAGCTGGACGCGCAAGCTATGATCGCAACACTAAAAACGCAAATTGCGAATTTTAAGATTCCTAAGCGTTTAGAGATTGTTGCTGACTTACCTCGTAACGCAATGGGTAAGGTTCAGAAGAATATTCTGCGTCAGCAATACACCAGCTAA
- a CDS encoding sulfite exporter TauE/SafE family protein encodes MSIADIAMLMLCGSISGFLAGLLGIGGGMILVPFMIVVFNHLGFGQNVIVHMAIATGMATILFTTTSAIWAHHKHNSIDWKLVAALSPGLVIGSLVGGSEIFEAINTSWLSLFFAMFIVYTSIQMIINKKPAAGRELPGTVGLFSFGALTGVIASLVGAGGAFITVPFMLWCNVKPHTAMASSSGLGFPISAAATIGYMYGSWGNPNLPEGSLGFVYVPAVLCIVAVSIFTAPLGAKMARKLDVAQLKRIFGVMLFMLAAFMFNESRKAFGF; translated from the coding sequence ATGTCAATAGCCGATATCGCCATGCTGATGTTATGTGGCAGCATATCGGGGTTTCTAGCAGGACTCTTGGGCATTGGGGGTGGCATGATTTTGGTGCCCTTCATGATTGTGGTCTTTAATCATTTAGGGTTTGGCCAAAACGTCATCGTACATATGGCCATCGCAACTGGTATGGCTACCATCCTCTTCACCACCACCTCCGCCATCTGGGCGCATCACAAACACAACTCTATTGATTGGAAGTTAGTGGCAGCACTCAGTCCCGGTCTAGTAATCGGCAGTCTGGTTGGTGGTAGTGAGATTTTTGAGGCTATCAACACCTCCTGGCTATCCCTATTCTTCGCCATGTTTATTGTCTACACCTCGATCCAAATGATCATTAATAAAAAGCCTGCAGCTGGGCGAGAATTACCCGGTACCGTTGGCCTTTTCTCATTTGGAGCACTAACAGGAGTAATTGCGAGCCTAGTAGGTGCAGGCGGGGCATTTATTACCGTGCCATTTATGCTGTGGTGCAATGTCAAACCACATACTGCGATGGCAAGCTCCTCAGGCTTAGGATTTCCGATTTCAGCTGCAGCGACGATTGGCTACATGTATGGCAGTTGGGGCAATCCCAATCTTCCCGAAGGATCACTTGGATTTGTTTATGTACCAGCGGTACTCTGTATTGTGGCAGTAAGCATATTTACCGCTCCGCTGGGCGCAAAGATGGCCAGGAAACTCGATGTAGCTCAACTCAAACGCATCTTTGGTGTAATGCTCTTTATGCTTGCAGCTTTCATGTTTAATGAAAGTCGCAAGGCATTTGGTTTTTAA
- a CDS encoding TonB-dependent receptor: MKQQFSSKKVVVLICGAVIAFNAAAQNSQSTVIVSGSRFEENLNEVPANVKVITRDEIANSTSNNIPDVLSQIGGLNVRNINGGGQLNLDATVDMGGYGMTAGSTTLILIDGQRINPIDSSSVMWGSIPIDSIERIEILQGGASVQYGNGAIGGVVNIITNGNTSKLNQASTSYGSYNTVINNMILRDTYQDTTYQLTANTSNSQGWRQNSAANAYAFDAKITQKFNSIDKAYIDLIYGYTNQQLPGAVIGQVGSGNPQSAFFKNIGANNTVNNSGFRFGGTKELAEGYIGELDTSYTNKTSFNYYPFYDTVAAINTSSGSPVWSNTNNTLSGWQLNLSPRVKANFGPLGTTIVGYEFNKAAQESVGSYGSNQLNSYMIPGYITNPSGQTNNVQNASLLNQSLYGLLKLPITNGISFTGGARHQKQQANTYYSAIGSTDGPSTANQTFSANAGDAALNFNYAKNQNLFLKWNQSYRFPNIDEFWGSNPTTGAQVFNGILSPQTAQTFEFGGNWVLKSLKINGSIFSSVSQNEITYNPTTGANYNSPYNINRRGFVLDSSVNLTNRLNIAGGGKFQRSYYADGPYMGQSVAVTPDLLLNARASYLIDQSWSFGGVVNYVSTQHYDAGTNATLYNSLALMPSYTVGDVYLNYKTGGWDTKFTIKNVGNALYATYGGYASTQVASGLFVNNYYYYPSDRRAYYLTARYTF; the protein is encoded by the coding sequence ATGAAACAGCAGTTCAGCAGTAAAAAAGTAGTCGTCCTAATTTGCGGCGCGGTAATAGCATTCAACGCAGCAGCTCAAAACTCCCAATCAACAGTCATTGTCTCGGGCTCACGTTTCGAAGAAAACCTCAATGAAGTTCCAGCAAATGTAAAAGTCATCACGCGTGATGAAATAGCGAACTCCACATCCAACAATATTCCAGATGTTCTATCTCAAATTGGCGGCCTTAATGTTCGTAATATCAATGGGGGCGGACAACTCAATCTAGATGCCACTGTGGATATGGGTGGCTATGGAATGACAGCTGGTAGCACCACTCTAATATTGATTGATGGACAAAGAATTAATCCAATCGACTCTTCATCGGTTATGTGGGGATCCATTCCGATAGATTCGATTGAACGTATCGAGATTCTTCAAGGTGGTGCCAGTGTGCAGTATGGTAACGGTGCAATTGGTGGAGTAGTCAATATCATCACGAATGGAAATACTTCCAAGCTCAATCAAGCGAGTACAAGTTATGGCAGTTACAACACCGTCATTAATAACATGATACTGCGCGATACTTATCAGGACACCACATACCAGCTAACTGCTAATACCTCTAATAGTCAAGGATGGCGCCAGAATTCTGCAGCAAATGCCTACGCCTTTGATGCAAAAATAACCCAAAAATTTAACAGTATTGATAAGGCCTATATTGACTTGATTTATGGCTATACCAATCAACAATTACCTGGCGCTGTAATTGGCCAAGTCGGCAGTGGTAACCCACAATCAGCCTTCTTCAAGAATATTGGAGCAAACAACACTGTCAACAACTCAGGATTTCGTTTTGGCGGTACAAAGGAATTGGCTGAAGGTTACATAGGAGAGTTGGACACCTCCTATACTAATAAAACTTCGTTTAATTACTACCCATTTTATGACACTGTGGCAGCCATCAATACCAGTAGCGGATCACCAGTATGGTCGAACACGAACAACACACTTTCAGGCTGGCAACTCAATCTCTCGCCTCGCGTCAAAGCCAATTTTGGCCCTCTAGGAACAACGATTGTAGGGTACGAGTTCAATAAAGCTGCTCAAGAATCTGTTGGGTCGTACGGCTCAAATCAGTTAAATAGTTACATGATTCCTGGTTACATTACCAACCCCAGCGGCCAAACCAATAATGTCCAAAACGCCTCTTTGTTAAACCAATCCCTATATGGCCTCCTCAAACTACCTATAACGAATGGCATCAGCTTTACTGGAGGCGCAAGACATCAGAAACAGCAAGCGAATACGTATTACTCAGCCATTGGCTCAACAGACGGTCCTTCGACAGCAAATCAAACTTTTTCTGCCAACGCAGGGGATGCTGCGCTTAATTTCAATTATGCAAAGAATCAAAATCTCTTCCTTAAATGGAATCAATCGTATCGCTTCCCTAATATTGATGAATTTTGGGGCTCCAATCCGACTACCGGCGCACAAGTTTTTAATGGCATCTTAAGCCCTCAAACCGCTCAAACCTTTGAGTTTGGTGGCAACTGGGTGCTCAAAAGCCTAAAAATAAATGGCTCCATATTTTCTTCTGTTTCTCAAAATGAAATAACCTACAACCCTACAACGGGAGCAAACTATAACTCTCCATACAATATCAATCGAAGAGGTTTTGTTTTAGACTCCTCAGTCAACCTGACAAATCGATTGAACATTGCGGGTGGAGGAAAGTTTCAACGCTCCTACTATGCTGATGGGCCATACATGGGTCAGTCTGTAGCAGTTACGCCTGATTTGCTGCTAAATGCTAGAGCAAGTTATTTAATCGACCAAAGTTGGTCTTTTGGTGGCGTGGTCAATTATGTTAGTACACAGCATTACGATGCTGGAACAAATGCCACCTTATACAACTCACTCGCATTAATGCCCTCTTACACTGTTGGAGATGTGTATTTAAATTACAAAACAGGAGGGTGGGATACTAAATTCACGATTAAAAACGTAGGCAATGCTTTATATGCCACCTACGGGGGTTATGCCTCCACCCAAGTCGCCAGCGGATTATTTGTGAATAATTATTACTACTATCCCAGTGATCGAAGAGCATATTACTTAACAGCTAGATATACTTTTTGA
- a CDS encoding Crp/Fnr family transcriptional regulator, with translation MTALDKHPEKNLIRLQLSQNSVLKSLDPESMADLERHLVISDLKKSEILLHQGDHQMEQYFVLDGILKRIVSSADAKEMILRFAIEKDIETSYAAWRLKTAAPYSIASVTKARVARMPLKKWAEFLEAHKPLKESFEFEVMRLMSEIMAHTITLHMLDAPGRVERFLRKYEDLFELLPKKELAAYLNLSPETLSRLKTKHKELFV, from the coding sequence ATGACAGCATTAGACAAACATCCCGAAAAAAACCTCATTCGTTTGCAGTTGAGCCAAAACTCGGTGTTAAAAAGCTTAGATCCTGAATCAATGGCTGATTTAGAGCGCCATTTAGTGATTTCAGACCTCAAAAAATCAGAAATCCTGCTGCATCAAGGTGACCATCAGATGGAGCAATATTTTGTTTTAGATGGGATTTTGAAGAGAATTGTCTCTAGCGCCGATGCAAAAGAGATGATTTTGCGCTTCGCCATCGAAAAAGATATTGAAACGAGTTATGCGGCCTGGCGCCTTAAGACCGCCGCCCCATATAGCATTGCCTCGGTCACCAAGGCTCGAGTTGCCCGTATGCCACTAAAAAAATGGGCTGAATTTTTGGAGGCTCATAAACCCCTCAAAGAGAGCTTTGAGTTTGAGGTGATGCGTTTGATGAGTGAGATCATGGCGCATACGATTACCCTGCATATGCTGGATGCACCAGGTCGTGTAGAGCGTTTTTTACGTAAATACGAAGACTTGTTTGAGCTGCTCCCTAAAAAAGAGTTGGCCGCTTACCTTAATCTCTCCCCAGAGACATTAAGCCGCCTTAAAACAAAGCATAAAGAGCTTTTTGTCTAA
- the oxc gene encoding oxalyl-CoA decarboxylase has translation MTTDNQNTQVTDGFHLVIDALKANDLDTIFGLVGIPITDLCRLAQAEGLRFIGFRHEQHAGNAAAIAGYMTQKPGICMTVSAPGFLNGLTALANATVNCFPMILISGSSEREIVDLQQGDYEEMDQLNAAKPYCKAAYRINRIEDIGIGFARAIRAAVSGRPGGVYLDLPAQLLAQTMPVEEAKKSIFKVIDPVPRQIPAADAVERALNVLKGAKRPLILLGKGAAYAQADADIRALIEKSGIPYLPMSMAKGLLPDNHPQSASAARSFVLAEADAVMLVGARLNWLLAHGKGKTWGKDPKKFIQIDIQSNEVDSNVQIDAPLIGDIGSVVGELLKGIAAVPKPSAEWISAINEKKDKNMAKMAETLAKEASPMNFHGALRAIRDVIKLNPDVNLVNEGANTLDYCRAIVDMYKPRKRFDSGTWGIMGIGMGYAIGAAVTSGLPTVAVEGDSAFGFSGMELETICRYNLPITTVVFNNNGVYRGTDVNPTGGADVAPTVFVKNARYDKMIEAFGGVGYYVTTPAELEAALTKAIAEGKPALINAVIDETAGTESGRLTNLNPSTAAVKH, from the coding sequence ATGACAACAGATAATCAAAATACCCAAGTCACTGATGGCTTTCATCTCGTTATCGATGCTTTAAAAGCAAATGACTTAGACACCATTTTTGGTCTCGTTGGTATTCCAATTACCGACCTATGCCGTTTAGCTCAAGCTGAAGGTTTGCGCTTCATTGGTTTCCGTCATGAGCAGCACGCTGGTAACGCTGCAGCGATTGCAGGTTATATGACTCAAAAGCCTGGTATCTGCATGACTGTTTCTGCACCAGGTTTCTTGAACGGTTTAACAGCATTGGCAAATGCCACTGTGAACTGCTTCCCAATGATTTTGATCTCTGGTTCAAGTGAGCGCGAGATCGTTGACTTGCAGCAGGGTGACTACGAAGAGATGGATCAGCTCAATGCAGCTAAGCCATATTGCAAAGCTGCTTACCGTATTAATCGCATTGAAGATATCGGTATCGGTTTTGCGCGTGCAATTCGTGCGGCTGTTTCTGGTCGTCCAGGTGGTGTTTACCTAGACTTACCGGCACAGTTGTTGGCTCAAACAATGCCCGTTGAAGAAGCCAAGAAATCGATCTTTAAAGTAATCGATCCAGTTCCACGTCAAATCCCTGCAGCAGATGCAGTAGAGCGTGCATTGAATGTATTGAAGGGTGCTAAGCGTCCATTGATTTTGTTGGGCAAGGGCGCTGCTTATGCTCAAGCTGATGCAGATATTCGTGCATTGATTGAGAAGTCTGGCATTCCATACCTGCCAATGTCGATGGCTAAAGGTTTGTTGCCAGATAATCACCCACAATCTGCTTCTGCAGCGCGTTCATTTGTATTGGCTGAGGCTGATGCGGTGATGTTGGTTGGTGCGCGCTTGAACTGGTTACTTGCGCATGGTAAGGGCAAGACTTGGGGCAAAGATCCTAAGAAATTTATTCAGATCGATATTCAATCAAACGAAGTGGATAGCAACGTACAAATCGATGCTCCACTGATTGGCGATATCGGCTCTGTTGTTGGTGAGCTCTTGAAAGGTATTGCTGCAGTTCCTAAGCCTTCCGCCGAGTGGATCAGCGCGATCAACGAGAAAAAAGATAAGAACATGGCGAAGATGGCTGAAACATTAGCCAAAGAAGCTTCACCAATGAACTTCCATGGCGCTTTGCGTGCCATTCGTGATGTGATTAAGCTAAACCCAGACGTGAACTTGGTAAACGAAGGTGCGAACACACTCGACTATTGCCGCGCAATCGTTGATATGTACAAGCCACGTAAACGTTTTGACTCCGGCACTTGGGGCATCATGGGTATTGGTATGGGCTACGCCATTGGCGCTGCTGTAACGAGTGGCTTGCCTACAGTTGCGGTTGAAGGCGATAGTGCATTTGGCTTTAGCGGTATGGAGTTAGAAACCATTTGCCGTTACAACTTGCCAATCACTACAGTGGTGTTTAACAACAATGGTGTTTACCGCGGTACTGACGTGAATCCTACTGGCGGTGCTGATGTTGCCCCAACAGTATTCGTGAAAAATGCCCGTTACGACAAAATGATTGAGGCATTTGGTGGTGTTGGTTACTACGTGACTACCCCAGCGGAGTTAGAGGCTGCATTGACTAAAGCGATTGCTGAAGGCAAGCCTGCTTTGATTAATGCCGTGATTGATGAAACTGCTGGTACAGAGAGTGGACGTTTAACTAATTTGAATCCATCCACTGCAGCTGTTAAGCACTAA
- the frc gene encoding formyl-CoA transferase has product MTKPLDGIRIIDFTHVQAGPACTQLLAWYGADVIKVERPGSGDVTRSQLRDIPGADALYFTMLNGNKRSLTLDTKTQEGKEVLEKMIKTSDVMVENFGPGALDRMGFSWARIQELNPKMIMASVKGFSDGHSYEDLKVYENVAQCAGGAASTTGFWDGPPTVSAAALGDSNTGMHLAIGILTALMQRQKTGKGQKVSCSMQDAVLNLCRVKLRDQQRLDKIGYLEEYPQYPHGTFSDVVPRGGNAGGGGQPGWVLKCKGWETDPNAYIYFTIQGHAWEPITRAIGKPEWATDPAYMTAEARQDKIFDIFATIEEWLKDKTKYEAVDILRKFDIPCAPVLSMKELANSPDLRKSGSIVEVDHKVRGKYLTIGSPIKFSDLEIEVGPSPVLGEHTNEVLTDLGYSADDIAKLHAAKAV; this is encoded by the coding sequence ATGACTAAACCATTAGACGGTATTCGCATCATCGATTTCACACACGTACAAGCAGGACCTGCATGTACTCAGTTGTTGGCTTGGTACGGTGCTGACGTGATTAAAGTTGAGCGCCCAGGCTCTGGCGACGTCACTCGTAGCCAGTTGCGCGATATTCCAGGTGCGGATGCTTTGTACTTCACTATGTTGAACGGTAATAAGCGTTCATTGACTTTGGATACTAAGACTCAAGAAGGTAAAGAAGTTTTAGAAAAGATGATCAAGACTTCTGACGTGATGGTTGAGAACTTCGGTCCAGGCGCTTTGGATCGTATGGGTTTTAGCTGGGCGCGTATTCAGGAATTGAATCCAAAGATGATCATGGCTTCTGTAAAAGGATTTAGTGATGGTCACTCATACGAAGACTTAAAGGTATACGAGAACGTTGCTCAGTGTGCTGGTGGTGCCGCCTCTACAACTGGTTTCTGGGATGGTCCTCCAACAGTTTCTGCTGCTGCTTTGGGCGATAGCAACACTGGTATGCACTTGGCTATTGGTATTTTGACTGCATTGATGCAGCGTCAAAAAACTGGCAAGGGTCAAAAAGTGTCTTGCTCAATGCAAGATGCTGTATTGAACTTGTGCCGTGTGAAGTTACGCGACCAACAGCGTTTGGACAAAATTGGTTACCTCGAAGAGTACCCACAGTACCCACACGGTACATTCTCTGACGTAGTTCCACGTGGCGGTAACGCTGGTGGTGGCGGTCAGCCAGGTTGGGTATTGAAGTGTAAGGGCTGGGAAACAGATCCAAACGCCTACATTTATTTCACAATTCAAGGTCACGCATGGGAGCCAATCACTCGTGCGATCGGTAAGCCAGAGTGGGCAACTGATCCAGCGTATATGACTGCGGAAGCGCGTCAGGACAAGATTTTTGATATCTTCGCAACAATCGAAGAGTGGCTCAAGGATAAGACCAAGTACGAAGCTGTGGACATCCTCCGCAAGTTCGACATTCCTTGCGCACCAGTTCTGTCAATGAAAGAATTGGCTAACTCACCTGACTTGCGTAAGAGTGGATCTATCGTTGAAGTGGATCACAAGGTACGTGGTAAGTACTTGACTATCGGTAGCCCAATCAAGTTCTCAGATTTGGAAATCGAAGTAGGTCCATCACCAGTATTAGGTGAACACACTAATGAAGTGTTGACTGACCTTGGCTATAGCGCTGATGACATCGCTAAGTTGCACGCAGCAAAAGCAGTCTAA
- the frc gene encoding formyl-CoA transferase: MAKALEGVKVLDFTHVQSGPTCTQLLAWFGADVIKVEKSGEGDATRGQLRDIPDADSLYFTMLNHNKRSITVNTKTPKGKEILERLIKECDVLVENFAPGALDRMGFSWERIQELNPMMIMASVKGFGPGPYEDCKVYENVAQCAGGSASTTGFDDGPPMVTGAQIGDSGTGLHLALGIVTALYQRTHSGRGQKVLAAMQDAVLNLCRVKLRDQQRLERNGLMQEYPQFPNGEFGDAVPRAGNASGGGQPGWIVKCKGWETDPNSYMYVIVQAPVWEAVCKVIGREDWIKDVRFASPMARLPHLMEIFGEIEKWTMTKTKFEVMDILNKYDIPCGPILSMKEIAEEPALRATGTVVEVDHPIRGKYLTVGNPIKMSDSPTDVTRSPLLGEHTDEILSELGYSTDELIALRHDKVI; this comes from the coding sequence ATGGCAAAAGCATTAGAAGGAGTCAAGGTTCTTGACTTCACGCACGTTCAATCTGGACCTACTTGTACTCAGCTGCTTGCTTGGTTTGGTGCTGATGTAATCAAAGTAGAAAAATCTGGTGAGGGTGATGCTACCCGTGGTCAATTGCGCGACATCCCAGATGCAGATAGTTTGTATTTCACAATGTTGAACCATAACAAGCGTTCCATCACTGTGAATACTAAAACTCCTAAGGGTAAAGAAATTCTAGAGCGCCTGATAAAAGAGTGTGATGTGCTGGTTGAGAACTTTGCTCCTGGTGCATTAGATCGCATGGGTTTTTCTTGGGAGCGTATTCAGGAACTCAATCCAATGATGATCATGGCTTCGGTAAAAGGCTTTGGTCCCGGTCCTTACGAGGACTGTAAGGTATATGAGAACGTAGCGCAGTGTGCTGGCGGTTCAGCATCTACTACCGGTTTTGATGATGGTCCTCCAATGGTGACTGGCGCGCAGATTGGCGATAGCGGTACAGGATTACATTTGGCTCTAGGTATCGTTACGGCTTTATATCAGCGCACACACTCTGGCCGTGGCCAAAAAGTATTGGCAGCGATGCAAGATGCTGTATTGAACTTGTGCCGCGTGAAGTTGCGTGATCAACAGCGCTTAGAGCGTAACGGCTTGATGCAAGAGTATCCACAGTTTCCAAATGGAGAGTTTGGTGACGCTGTGCCCCGCGCTGGCAATGCCTCTGGTGGTGGTCAACCAGGCTGGATTGTGAAATGCAAAGGTTGGGAAACAGATCCAAACTCTTACATGTACGTTATCGTGCAAGCGCCAGTCTGGGAGGCGGTCTGCAAAGTAATTGGCCGCGAAGATTGGATTAAGGATGTGCGTTTTGCATCACCAATGGCTCGCTTGCCACACTTGATGGAAATCTTTGGTGAAATTGAAAAATGGACAATGACTAAGACCAAGTTTGAAGTCATGGATATTCTGAATAAATATGACATTCCTTGCGGCCCAATTTTGTCCATGAAAGAAATCGCAGAAGAGCCAGCATTGCGTGCGACTGGAACTGTGGTTGAGGTAGATCATCCAATTCGTGGCAAGTACCTTACTGTAGGTAATCCAATCAAGATGTCTGACAGCCCCACTGATGTGACGCGTTCACCATTATTGGGTGAGCATACTGATGAAATTCTGAGTGAGCTAGGTTACTCAACCGATGAGCTGATTGCTCTGCGCCACGATAAGGTGATCTAA